From Juglans regia cultivar Chandler chromosome 6, Walnut 2.0, whole genome shotgun sequence, the proteins below share one genomic window:
- the LOC109017756 gene encoding caffeic acid 3-O-methyltransferase-like isoform X2, producing the protein MASHKAFRASNLDGDQTKEDESFVYAGQLANSLVLPMALQTAIELGVFEILAKAGPGAKLSPSQISTEMPTTNPEAPKMLDRILRMLTSHSVLSCSAGADDAGSFQRLYSLSPVSKQFVPDQDGVSLRPLMALVQDKVFLASWFNKVFNTAMLNHTTMLFKKILESYKGFEPLKQLVDVGGGLGGALHSITSKYPHIKGINFDLPHVVQQAPSYPGVEHVGGDMFKSVPKGDAIFMKGILHDWGDEQCLKLLKNCSTSIPNDGKVIIVEAFLPMMPEVSTCMKRNSQLDVLMMAQHPGGKERTQQEFEALATKAGFKGIRYECLVYSFQVMEFFK; encoded by the exons ATGGCATCTCACAAGGCATTCCGCGCAAGCAATCTTGATGGTGACCAAACAAAAGAAGATGAGAGCTTCGTCTACGCCGGCCAACTGGCAAACTCACTTGTGCTGCCCATGGCACTGCAAACGGCCATTGAGCTCGGCGTTTTCGAAATTCTTGCAAAAGCAGGTCCTGGAGCTAAGCTCTCCCCCTCACAGATTTCAACAGAGATGCCCACCACAAATCCTGAGGCACCCAAGATGCTAGACCGCATCCTCAGGATGCTAACCAGCCATTCTGTGCTGAGTTGCTCTGCGGGTGCTGATGATGCTGGGTCTTTTCAGAGGCTCTACTCTCTTTCACCTGTGTCAAAACAGTTCGTTCCTGACCAAGACGGGGTCTCCTTGCGCCCTTTGATGGCCCTCGTTCAAGACAAGGTCTTCTTAGCTAGCTG GTTTAATAAGGTTTTTAACACAGCTATGCTCAATCACACTACAATGCTTTTTAAGAAGATCCTTGAGTCCTACAAGGGCTTCGAGCCACTCAAGCAATTGGTCGATGTTGGTGGTGGTCTAGGTGGCGCGCTTCACTCAATTACTTCAAAGTATCCCCACATCAAGGGCATTAATTTCGACTTGCCTCATGTCGTACAACAAGCCCCATCTTATCCAG GCGTGGAACATGTAGGAGGAGATATGTTCAAAAGCGTTCCTAAAGGAGATGCAATCTTCATGAAG GGGATACTTCATGATTGGGGTGATGAACAGTGCTTGAAACTTCTGAAAAATTGCTCTACATCCATTCCAAATGATGGGAAGGTAATCATTGTGGAGGCATTTCTTCCAATGATGCCCGAGGTTAGCACTTGTATGAAGCGCAACTCTCAActtgatgtgcttatgatggcTCAACACCCAGGAGGGAAGGAAAGGACGCAGCAAGAATTTGAGGCCTTGGCAACCAAAGCTGGATTTAAAGGCATCAGATATGAATGCCTTGTTTATAGTTTCCAAGTCATGgagttttttaaatag
- the LOC109017756 gene encoding caffeic acid 3-O-methyltransferase-like isoform X1 produces MASHKAFRASNLDGDQTKEDESFVYAGQLANSLVLPMALQTAIELGVFEILAKAGPGAKLSPSQISTEMPTTNPEAPKMLDRILRMLTSHSVLSCSAGADDAGSFQRLYSLSPVSKQFVPDQDGVSLRPLMALVQDKVFLASWSQLKDAILEGGIPFDRVHGTSAFEYLGVDPRFNKVFNTAMLNHTTMLFKKILESYKGFEPLKQLVDVGGGLGGALHSITSKYPHIKGINFDLPHVVQQAPSYPGVEHVGGDMFKSVPKGDAIFMKGILHDWGDEQCLKLLKNCSTSIPNDGKVIIVEAFLPMMPEVSTCMKRNSQLDVLMMAQHPGGKERTQQEFEALATKAGFKGIRYECLVYSFQVMEFFK; encoded by the exons ATGGCATCTCACAAGGCATTCCGCGCAAGCAATCTTGATGGTGACCAAACAAAAGAAGATGAGAGCTTCGTCTACGCCGGCCAACTGGCAAACTCACTTGTGCTGCCCATGGCACTGCAAACGGCCATTGAGCTCGGCGTTTTCGAAATTCTTGCAAAAGCAGGTCCTGGAGCTAAGCTCTCCCCCTCACAGATTTCAACAGAGATGCCCACCACAAATCCTGAGGCACCCAAGATGCTAGACCGCATCCTCAGGATGCTAACCAGCCATTCTGTGCTGAGTTGCTCTGCGGGTGCTGATGATGCTGGGTCTTTTCAGAGGCTCTACTCTCTTTCACCTGTGTCAAAACAGTTCGTTCCTGACCAAGACGGGGTCTCCTTGCGCCCTTTGATGGCCCTCGTTCAAGACAAGGTCTTCTTAGCTAGCTG GTCCCAGCTAAAAGATGCAATTCTTGAGGGAGGAATTCCATTCGATAGGGTTCATGGCACGAGTGCCTTCGAGTATCTTGGCGTGGACCCCAGGTTTAATAAGGTTTTTAACACAGCTATGCTCAATCACACTACAATGCTTTTTAAGAAGATCCTTGAGTCCTACAAGGGCTTCGAGCCACTCAAGCAATTGGTCGATGTTGGTGGTGGTCTAGGTGGCGCGCTTCACTCAATTACTTCAAAGTATCCCCACATCAAGGGCATTAATTTCGACTTGCCTCATGTCGTACAACAAGCCCCATCTTATCCAG GCGTGGAACATGTAGGAGGAGATATGTTCAAAAGCGTTCCTAAAGGAGATGCAATCTTCATGAAG GGGATACTTCATGATTGGGGTGATGAACAGTGCTTGAAACTTCTGAAAAATTGCTCTACATCCATTCCAAATGATGGGAAGGTAATCATTGTGGAGGCATTTCTTCCAATGATGCCCGAGGTTAGCACTTGTATGAAGCGCAACTCTCAActtgatgtgcttatgatggcTCAACACCCAGGAGGGAAGGAAAGGACGCAGCAAGAATTTGAGGCCTTGGCAACCAAAGCTGGATTTAAAGGCATCAGATATGAATGCCTTGTTTATAGTTTCCAAGTCATGgagttttttaaatag